A section of the Pectinophora gossypiella chromosome 11, ilPecGoss1.1, whole genome shotgun sequence genome encodes:
- the LOC126371007 gene encoding putative odorant receptor 92a — translation MYFPEFEDIFKQIKKNLKMAGIPADNSMLGLKFYILFVNLMLMAGEEIAFFTSKMSSQDKSFLELTALAPCIGIGVLSLVKIVCIVLKRCHITELMNQLGKLYQEIVDDSKQTELRKTISRKIVHVKSFTTYYFVLNLVLISVYNFSTLLFMLYSYIKKETVKLVLPYDVIVPFSTTVWYNWLVVYVHSISCGFICVLYYTTVDALYCNLTSLICSNYSVISNEIEQLTPNNAHTLNNIVKRHQYILKLSDVLEEIFALPNLYNVLVASVEICVLSFNIMTGDWTKIPGFILFLLSQILQILVMSVFGENLIRESSRVGEAAFKCEWYNMEEKYKKMILTILIRSHKPKQLTAYNFSVICHRSFTKIISTAWSYFTILKTVYNPAEEQ, via the exons ATGTATTTCCCTGAATTTGAAGACAttttcaaacaaataaaaaagaatttaaaaatggCTGGGATTCCAGCCGATAATTCCATGCTCGGCTTAAAATTCTATATTCTGTTTGTTAATCTTATGCTTATGGCTGGAGAAGAGATTGCGTTTTTcacttcaaaaatgtcttcacAAGATAAGAGTTTTCTAGAGTTAACTGCTTTAGCGCCGTGTATTGGTATTGGAGTTTTGTCTTTAGTTAAAATTGTATGCATAGTTTTGAAGAGATGCCACATTACTGAGCTTATGAATCAGCTTGGGAAACTTTACCAGGAAATTGTGGACGATTCGAAACAGACCGAGTTACGGAAGACAATCAGTCGAAAGATTGTACATGTCAAGTCATTTACGACATATTATTTTGTCCTGAATTTGGTACTAATTTCAGTTTACAACTTTTCAACGTTGCTATTCATGTTGTATTCCTATATAAAAAAGGAGACAGTGAAACTTGTTCTGCCTTATGATGTAATTGTGCCCTTCTCTACCACTGTTTGGTACAACTGGCTTGTGGTTTACGTTCATTCAATTAGTTGCG GGTTTATCTGTGTGCTATATTATACGACAGTAGATGCTCTTTACTGCAATTTGACTTCTCTCATATGCAGTAACTATTCAGTTATAAGTAACGAAATAGAACAACTGACCCCAAATAATGCACACACTTTGAACAATATAGTCAAACGACATCAGTATATTTTGAA ACTATCGGATGTTCTAGAGGAAATCTTTGCCCTCCCAAACCTCTACAATGTACTTGTGGCATCGGTAGAAATATGCGTTCTTAGTTTCAATATCATG ACGGGTGACTGGACTAAAATTCCAGGCTTTATCCTCTTTCTCCTGTCACAAATCCTACAGATATTAGTAATGAGTGTTTTTGGCGAAAATCTAATTAGAGAG aGTAGCAGAGTCGGTGAAGCGGCATTTAAATGCGAATGGTACAATATGGaagaaaagtataaaaaaatgatacTAACTATACTTATCAg gTCACATAAGCCTAAGCAACTGACAGCTTACAACTTTTCTGTGATTTGTCATAGAAGTTTCACAAAA ATCATAAGTACCGCGTGGTCATATTTTACTATATTAAAAACCGTTTATAATCCGGCAGAAGAACAGTAA
- the LOC126370981 gene encoding pancreatic triacylglycerol lipase-like, which produces MKLTVLLLFVASVYGSPIEEGLEVQVQSEVDLGQDEVAKPFGELPTEEKTYPRFIEFPDGEGNMHTVDLEAEPNMEAIEDYTRNPNNNEYLLWTRRTQIFSETLEMNNANSITRSSFNPNVPTVVIVHGWLSSRYTDPNPTVRRAYLNKGNFNVITVCWRRLAAMDYATAARGVPAIGRGVGQFLIFLNRVTGAPFDQMHLVGFSLGAHVVGNAGRETGGRVARVTGLDPAGPLWNYNRERLSASDGIYTESIHTDGGLGGLGIGSAITQVDFFPNGGNSQPGCLLNMCNHNRAWELFAASVTHNHLIGRECTSTTQITWNTCRGQQLHLGNDNLRKTGRGMYRLDTGRNYPY; this is translated from the exons ATGAAGTTGACTGTCCTACTACTCTTTGTTGCTTCAG TCTATGGGTCGCCCATAGAAGAAGGGCTTGAAGTTCAAGTACAAAGTGAGGTAGACCTTGGACAAGATGAAGTGGCAAAGCCTTTTGGCGAACTACCGACTGAGGAAAAGACATACCCGCGTTTCATCGAATTCCCTGATGGGGAAGGAAATATGCATACAGTCGATTTAGAGGCAGAGCCAAATATGGAAGCTATTGAAGACTATACAAGGAATCCTAATAACAATGAATATCTTTTGTGGACTAg GCGTACCCAAATATTCTCTGAGACGTTAGAGATGAATAACGCGAACTCGATCACGAGGTCTAGTTTCAACCCCAATGTACCAACTGTTGTTATTGTTCACGGCTGGCTAAGTTCTCGGTACACAGATCCCAACCCTACTGTTAGACGAG CCTACCTTAACAAAGGCAATTTCAACGTAATCACTGTCTGCTGGAGGCGTTTGGCTGCCATGGACTATGCCACTGCTGCTCGTGGGGTCCCCGCTATTGGTAGAGGAGTTGGACAATTCCTCATTTTCCTGAACCGTGTGACTGGCGCTCCATTCGACCAGATGCATCTGGTCGGGTTCAGTTTGGGTGCTCACGTAGTCGGTAACGCTGGAAGGGAGACTGGAGGCCGCGTTGCTCGTGTCACTG GTTTGGATCCGGCTGGTCCTCTATGGAACTACAACAGGGAACGACTATCCGCCAGCGATGGTATCTACACCGAGTCCATCCACACTGACGGTGGATTAGGTGGTCTTGGCATTGGATCTGCTATCACTCAGGTTGACTTCTTCCCTAACGGAGGGAACTCTCAACCTGGTTGTCTATTGAACATGTGCAACCACAACCGAGCCTGGGAGCTTTTTGCTGCCTCAGTCACCCACAACCACTTGATTGGCAGAGAATGCACGAGCACCACTCAGATTACGTGGAATACCTGCCGTGGTCAGCAACTGCATCTAGGCAACGACAACTTGAGAAAGACTGG ACGCGGCATGTACAGACTGGACACTGGAAGAAATTAtccatattaa